A single Bufo bufo chromosome 6, aBufBuf1.1, whole genome shotgun sequence DNA region contains:
- the LOC121005679 gene encoding protein kinase C theta type-like: MGSSKKIQEDPKSNGKRKRSRDGSKSSGPKNKRPCPKEEHGERKKSNGDGSKSSRPKNKRPCPKEEHGDRKRSEDGSKPSGPKKKRPCPEEIHGKNAKKESKKRKREDSSCGSLKRPKTGGSKAKEEEEPRPGPSNVPQSCPTEENRISINRFTFGRMIGQGAYGKVFLASDNITKKMLAIKIVTKGLSAKAEKQLQLEKKILQLTSESPFLVNSCMTFQTKKHWCFAMEYASGGDLRSHLRKKERLPITSAKFYAAEITSGLQFLHTMGFIHRDIKPSNILIDASGHLKIADFGLAINNMDGLNKNAGTPGYMAPEIIAGKKYNAAVDWYSFGIVLYQLTTGEKTCNCKVSELPEHNLDTETENIIEELLCEDPSRRLGINGCIRQHPFFQQIDWGDLEDLKMPPPFIPGNPSEKNPGLQAPQE; encoded by the exons ATGGGGTCTTCAAAAAAAATTCAAGAAGACCCTAAATCAAATGGAAAGAGGAAGAGAAGTAGAGATGGGTCAAAGTCATCAGGACCCAAAAATAAAAGACCATGTCCTAAAGAGGAACATGGCGAGAGAAAAAAGAGTAATGGAGATGGGTCTAAGTCATCAAGGCCCAAAAACAAAAGACCATGTCCCAAAGAGGAACATGGAGACAGAAAGAGAAGTGAAGATGGGTCAAAACCATCAGGGCCCAAAAAGAAAAGACCATGTCCCGAGGAGATACATGGCAAAAATGCAAAGAAAGAATCTAAAAAAAGGAAGAGGGAAGATAGCTCATGTGGCTCCTTGAAAAGACCTAAAACTGGCGGATCAAAGgccaaggaggaagaggagcCAAGGCCAG GACCGAGCAATGTCCCTCAAAGCTGCCCTACAGAAGAAAACCGAATTTCCATCAATAGGTTTACATTTGGGCGAATGATTGGCCAAGGAGCCTATGGAAAA GTCTTTCTAGCATCAGACAACATCACCAAGAAGATGCTAGCAATAAAAATTGTGACCAAAGGACTTTCAGCTAAAGCAGAAAAACAGCtccagctggaaaaaaaaatccttcagCTGACATCTGAAAGTCCTTTCTTGGTGAACAGCTGTATGACTTTCCAAACCAAG AAGCACTGGTGTTTTGCTATGGAGTATGCTTCTGGAGGAGATCTAAGAAGCCACCTCAGAAAAAAAGAACGTCTCCCAATCACCAGTGCCAA ATTCTATGCAGCTGAGATAACATCAGGCCTCCAGTTCCTGCACACAATGGGTTTCATCCATCG AGATATAAAACCATCAAACATTTTGATTGACGCCTCAGGTCATCTTAAAATAGCTGACTTTGGATTGGCCATCAATAATATGGATGGATTAAACAAAAATGCAGGAACACCGGGCTACATGGCTCCAGAG ATCATTGCAGGGAAGAAGTACAATGCAGCTGTTGACTGGTACTCCTTTGGCATTGTCCTTTACCAGCTGACAACAGGAGAAAAAACCTGCAACTGCAAAGTGTCAGAATTACCTGAACATAATCTTGACACTGAGACGGAGAACATCATTGAGGAG CTACTGTGCGAAGACCCAAGCAGACGACTGGGCATAAATGGCTGCATAAGGCAACATCCCTTCTTCCAGCAAATAGATTGGGGGGATCTGGAAGATCTTAAAATGCCACCACCATTCATACCAGGCAAC CCATCAGAGAAAAACCCTGGACTCCAGGCCCCTCAGGAGTAA
- the LOC121005680 gene encoding protein kinase C theta type-like: MGSSKKIQEDPKSNGKRKRSRDGSKSSGPKNKRPCPKEEHGERKKSNGDGSKSSRPKNKRPCPKEEHGDRKRSEDGSKPSGPKKKRPCPEEIHGKNAKKESKKRKREDSSCGSLKRPKTGGSKAKEEEEPRPGPSNVPQSCPTEENRISINRFTFGRMIGQGAYGKVFLVSDNITKKMLAIKIVTKGLSAKAEKQLQLEKKILQLTSESPFLVNSCMTFQTKKHWCFAMEYASGGDLRSHLRKKERLPIPSAKFYAAEITSGLQFLHTMGFIHRDIKPSNILIDASGHLKIADFGLAINNMDGLNKNAGTPGYMAPEIIAGKKYNAAVDWYSFGIVLYQLTTGEKTCNCKVSELPEHNLDTETENIIEELLCEDPSRRLGINGCIRQHPFFQQIDWGDLEDLKMPPPFIPGNPSEKNPGLQAPQE; the protein is encoded by the exons ATGGGGTCTTCAAAAAAAATTCAAGAAGACCCTAAATCAAATGGAAAGAGGAAGAGAAGTAGAGATGGGTCAAAGTCATCAGGACCCAAAAATAAAAGACCATGTCCTAAAGAGGAACATGGCGAGAGAAAAAAGAGTAATGGAGATGGGTCTAAGTCATCAAGGCCCAAAAACAAAAGACCATGTCCCAAAGAGGAACATGGAGACAGAAAGAGAAGTGAAGATGGGTCAAAACCATCAGGGCCCAAAAAGAAAAGACCATGTCCCGAGGAGATACATGGCAAAAATGCAAAGAAAGAATCTAAAAAAAGGAAGAGGGAAGATAGCTCATGTGGCTCCTTGAAAAGACCTAAAACTGGCGGATCAAAGgccaaggaggaagaggagcCAAGGCCAG GACCAAGCAATGTCCCTCAAAGCTGCCCTACAGAAGAAAACCGAATTTCCATCAATAGGTTTACATTTGGGCGAATGATTGGCCAAGGAGCCTATGGAAAA GTCTTTCTAGTATCAGACAACATCACCAAGAAGATGCTAGCAATAAAAATTGTGACCAAAGGACTTTCAGCTAAAGCAGAAAAACAGCtccagctggaaaaaaaaatccttcagCTGACATCTGAAAGTCCTTTCTTGGTGAACAGCTGCATGACTTTCCAAACCAAG AAGCACTGGTGTTTTGCTATGGAGTATGCTTCTGGAGGAGATCTAAGAAGCCACCTCAGAAAAAAAGAACGTCTCCCAATCCCCAGTGCCAA ATTCTATGCAGCTGAGATAACATCAGGCCTCCAGTTCCTGCACACAATGGGTTTCATCCATCG AGATATAAAACCATCAAACATTTTGATTGACGCCTCAGGTCATCTTAAAATAGCTGACTTTGGATTGGCCATCAATAATATGGATGGATTAAACAAAAATGCAGGAACACCGGGCTACATGGCTCCAGAG ATCATTGCAGGGAAGAAGTACAATGCAGCTGTTGACTGGTACTCCTTTGGCATTGTCCTTTACCAGCTGACAACAGGAGAAAAAACCTGCAACTGCAAAGTGTCAGAATTACCTGAACATAATCTTGACACTGAGACGGAGAACATCATTGAGGAG CTACTGTGCGAAGACCCAAGCAGACGACTGGGCATAAATGGCTGCATAAGGCAACATCCCTTCTTCCAGCAAATAGATTGGGGGGATCTGGAAGATCTTAAAATGCCACCACCATTCATACCAGGCAAC CCATCAGAGAAAAACCCTGGACTCCAGGCCCCTCAGGAGTAA